From the genome of Tachysurus vachellii isolate PV-2020 chromosome 2, HZAU_Pvac_v1, whole genome shotgun sequence, one region includes:
- the LOC132841923 gene encoding hepatic lectin-like isoform X1: MSHAISEHVNYAKERGKCIERVVKLHEDADAVSRHNIKTKTVDGMKTRHTERTTAGDRCYNPAVVCVLLLGFLLLTAATVLWVKFSILNTELNKLQSTYRTLIIERDQLQTSYKHLTLERNRLWTRKIQMSLERDHLKGRNKNLTINREKQEAKIMSLENRMKQLEKTMDELQNLLNNIDTQAQLGWRYFNSSFYYFSTGMKNWNDSRQDCRNRGADLVIIDSAAEENFINSNLGSIQAWIGLSDTEIEGQWKWVDGTRLTNGFWKTNEPNNAGNNEDCAEVYAPNGIQCWNDSECSYEAPWICEKKNK; encoded by the exons ATGTCTCACGCTATTTCTGAACATGTGAACTATGCCAAGGAAAGAGGAAAGTGCATTGAGAGGGTGGTGAAACTCCACGAGGACGCAGACGCTGTTAGTCGTCacaacatcaaaacaaagacagtGGATGGCATGAAGACTCGACACACAG AACGAACCACTGCAGGGGACAGATGTTACAATccagctgtggtgtgtgtgctgctgctgGGTTTTCTCCTGCTGACTGCTGCCACAGTACTGTGGGTCAAATTCAGCATCCTCAACACAGAATTAAACAAGTTACAGAGCACATATCGCACTCTTATAATAGAGAGAGACCaattacagaccagttacaagcACCTGACTTTAGAGAGAAATCGGTTATGGACAAGGAAAATTCAAATGAGTTTAGAGAGAGACCATCTGAAGGGCAGAAATAAAAACCTGacaataaacagagagaaacaagagGCCAAAATTATGAGCTTGGAAAATAGAATGAAGCAACTAGAGAAGACGATGGATGAACTTCAAAACCTGTTGAACAACATTG ATACACAAGCCCAACTCGGATGGAGATACTTCAACTCTAGTTTTTACTACTTCTCTACTGGGATGAAGAACTGGAATGATAGCAGACAGGACTGTAGAAACAGAGGGGCAGATCTGGTGATCATAGACAGTGCAGCGGAAGAG AACTTCATCAACAGTAACTTGGGCAGCATTCAGGCTTGGATTGGCCTAAGTGACACAGAAATCGAGGGACAGTGGAAATGGGTGGATGGAACACGACTGACCAACGG ATTCTGGAAAACAAACGAACCGAATAATGCAGGTAATAATGAAGATTGTGCTGAGGTTTATGCGCCTAATGGAATTCAATGTTGGAATGACAGCGAGTGCTCTTATGAAGCACCGTGgatatgtgagaaaaaaaataaataa
- the LOC132841923 gene encoding hepatic lectin-like isoform X2 has protein sequence MSHAISEHVNYAKERGKCIERVVKLHEDADAVSRHNIKTKTVDGMKTRHTDTQAQLGWRYFNSSFYYFSTGMKNWNDSRQDCRNRGADLVIIDSAAEENFINSNLGSIQAWIGLSDTEIEGQWKWVDGTRLTNGFWKTNEPNNAGNNEDCAEVYAPNGIQCWNDSECSYEAPWICEKKNK, from the exons ATGTCTCACGCTATTTCTGAACATGTGAACTATGCCAAGGAAAGAGGAAAGTGCATTGAGAGGGTGGTGAAACTCCACGAGGACGCAGACGCTGTTAGTCGTCacaacatcaaaacaaagacagtGGATGGCATGAAGACTCGACACACAG ATACACAAGCCCAACTCGGATGGAGATACTTCAACTCTAGTTTTTACTACTTCTCTACTGGGATGAAGAACTGGAATGATAGCAGACAGGACTGTAGAAACAGAGGGGCAGATCTGGTGATCATAGACAGTGCAGCGGAAGAG AACTTCATCAACAGTAACTTGGGCAGCATTCAGGCTTGGATTGGCCTAAGTGACACAGAAATCGAGGGACAGTGGAAATGGGTGGATGGAACACGACTGACCAACGG ATTCTGGAAAACAAACGAACCGAATAATGCAGGTAATAATGAAGATTGTGCTGAGGTTTATGCGCCTAATGGAATTCAATGTTGGAATGACAGCGAGTGCTCTTATGAAGCACCGTGgatatgtgagaaaaaaaataaataa
- the LOC132841922 gene encoding C-type lectin domain family 4 member M-like produces METGQNVYVNSGHTTENKLDNQNSKLFSSSNVYEGMSVDEDDRGTHSTRRYLGRITVWSRCHRLTAVCVLLLCVLLLTAVTVLSIKYYNLILERDQLKTGYNNLTLERDQLKTGYNNLTLERDQLKTGYNNLTLERDQLKTGYNNLTLERDQLKTGYNNLTLERDQLQTSYSNMTLKKDQLETSYNNLTLERDQLQSTNYDLNRKKDQQEAKLKELIKDMITLQTSYNNTLKKSNQLQMEKDTIEKMLAAIRSHTKLGWKYFNSRFYYISAEKKTWSESRQDCRKRGADLAIINTSEKRDFIVTQLSNNEAWIGLNDIDREGVWKWVDGSPLTTRLWCQGEPNNAGDEDCVETGSPSRNCWNDQPCQSQLIWICEKSLQ; encoded by the exons ATGGAGACTGGACAGAATGTATATGTCAATTCTGGCCATactactgaaaataaattagataATCAGAATAGTAAGTTATTTTCTAGCAGTAATGTGTATGAAGGCATGAGCGTGGATGAAGACGACCGGGGCACACATAGCACCAGAAGATACCTGG GACGTATCACTgtatggagcagatgtcacagactgactgcagtgtgtgtgcttctgCTGTGTGTTCTCTTACTGACTGCCGTAACAGTGCTGTCGATCAAATACTACAACCTGATTctagagagagaccagttaaaGACCGGTTACAACAACCTGACTctagagagagaccagttaaaGACCGGTTACAACAACCTGACTctagagagagaccagttaaaGACCGGTTACAACAACCTGACTctagagagagaccagttaaaGACCGGTTACAACAACCTGACTctagagagagaccagttaaaGACCGGTTACAACAACCTGACTctagagagagaccagttacagaccagttacagcAACATGACTCTCAAGAAAGACCAGTTagagaccagttacaacaaCTTGACTctagagagagaccagttacagtccaCTAATTATGACTTGAATAGGAAGAAAGATCAACAAGAAGCCAAACTAAAGGAACTGATTAAAGATATGATCACTTTACAAACCAGTTATAACAACACGCTTAAAAAGAGTAATCAGTTACAGATGGAAAAAGACACCATTGAGAAGATGTTGGCTGCTATAC GTTCACATACCAAATTGGGATGGAAATATTTCAACTCCAGGTTTTACTACATCTCTGCTGAGAAGAAAACCTGGAGTGAAAGCAGACAGGACTGCAGAAAAAGAGGAGCAGACCTGGCCATCATAAACACCAGCGAGAAACGG GACTTCATCGTTACCCAGCTGAGCAACAATGAGGCTTGGATTGGTCTGAATGACATAGACAGAGAGGGGGTGTGGAAATGGGTGGACGGTTCACCACTGACCACTAG GCTCTGGTGTCAAGGGGAACCGAATAATGCAGGGGATGAGGACTGTGTGGAGACTGGCTCTCCCAGTAGGAACTGCTGGAATGATCAGCCCTGCCAATCTCAGTTAATATGGATCTGTGAGAAAAGCTTGCAGTAA